A window of Desulfuromonas soudanensis genomic DNA:
TTTCCCCGGAGCGGCTGCCGCCTCCACGGGGCTTATTGTCGGCCTGACGGGCGGCATTGCCGCGGCCCTGGGAGTCGTGTCGGCCTTCTCCGGGATTCTTGCAGACCCGGTGCAAAAGGCCCTCGGGCTTCACCAGCGGAAGCTCACTCGACTGGTCAATGCCATCGAAAACCAGTTGTCCGGAGAGGGGAAAGAGGCCTATGCCCTGCGGGAGGGATATGTCGCCAGGCTGCTCGATTTTCTCGATATTCTTATGAGCGTTGCTCGGGCCGCTACCTAGGGTTGTTTCTTTCTACTCATTTTTCCGGGGATAAAACCGTCGGGTCGCGCCCCCGAGATTGTGTCGTTGCCTTTAAAGGTTCTGCTTTTAAACCAGCAGCCCCTCAACAAAGTGCCCGCGGCAACGACGGTGATTGCACTGCCGTGGGCCAGGGCACCCGGTGGTTGAGCCGCCGAGCCGGACGTCTCTGCATCAAAGGGAAATTGCTTCCCGATCCGTTACGACCCATGCCGACCGCAGGTCAAGCGTTTTTCTGCCTACTCTTTAGTCGCTTTACAAAAGAGTAGGGCGGCGTCGGGGGCCGCGACCCCCGGGTCTTGTCCCTGATATTAAGGCAATAACTCATTCGAAATCTCCCCCGCCCGCAACGTCGGGACAGAAATCAGCCGGTGTAAATCCTGATCGGCTCGCAGGACAAAATGCCTCGAATATTCATGTTTGCCGGTTCTTTATGTGCGCGGCGGCTTCGTTTCAAAGTCAGTGATGACCCGGCGCATAAATTCGTCGAATAAGGGCACAGTGAAGGCCATATCTCCATGTGCAGGGCTGAAGATCATCCCCTTTTTTATGAGGCTGGCCCGAATCGGACCCAGGGTCGTAATTTTTACCCCGAGAGTTTCGGCGATATCCGCAGTGCGATAAGGTCCGGCCCCTAACTCTGCCATGGCGCGCATATAGATTTTTTCGCGCGGAGTGAGTCGATTGAAACGGACGCGGAAAAAGTTTTCGTCAAGGCGCCGGGCCACCAGGGTTGTCGTTTCCTGCACAACGTCCAGGGTGATAGGAGATGCCTCGGCATGATTCCACGCCTGGTAGCCCCATTCCTGCAGAAAATAGGGATAGCCCTGAGTCAGACGATAAATTTCTTGAAGAGCCGTTTGTTCAATCTTTTCACCGGCGGCGACAATCGGATCCTTGATGGCCCTGGTGGCTTCCCTATCGGACAGCGGGCCGATGTCGGGAAAACTGAAGAGACGCTCGGCATAGGACTTGGACTCGCCGGCCAGCCCGGGAAGAATCGGCAAACCGGCGCCAATCAAAACCAAGGGGAGTTGGCGTTGTTGCATCTTGTGCATCGCCATGATCAGAGCACTCAATTCGGACGAACCAAGATACTGGATTTCGTCGATCAAAACCGCCACGGCCGTATGACGTTCTTCTGCCGCTTCGGCAACGGCCATGAACAGGTTGGGAAGGTCGATTTCCAGGTCCCCACTATCGGCAGCGCCGGTCTCGGGATCGATATCAACCCCGAATTCAACGTC
This region includes:
- a CDS encoding AAA family ATPase; its protein translation is MDKIKNPFSPGAGSPPPELSGRDSILEQAHVLLGRVLQRRPEKSILMTGLRGVGKTVLLNEMERMAQGDGYRTILIEAHEDKPLAVLLIPQLRRLLFDLDRIAGAGDKAKRGIAVLKSFISAVKVTVGDVEFGVDIDPETGAADSGDLEIDLPNLFMAVAEAAEERHTAVAVLIDEIQYLGSSELSALIMAMHKMQQRQLPLVLIGAGLPILPGLAGESKSYAERLFSFPDIGPLSDREATRAIKDPIVAAGEKIEQTALQEIYRLTQGYPYFLQEWGYQAWNHAEASPITLDVVQETTTLVARRLDENFFRVRFNRLTPREKIYMRAMAELGAGPYRTADIAETLGVKITTLGPIRASLIKKGMIFSPAHGDMAFTVPLFDEFMRRVITDFETKPPRT